One window from the genome of Bacillus tianshenii encodes:
- the addB gene encoding helicase-exonuclease AddAB subunit AddB, with product MSLRFIVGRAGSGKTSQCLNEIRERLHKEPDGQPIIYLVPEQMTFQSESHLIKTPGLGGMIRAQVFSFTRLAWRVLQETGGIARYHLSATGIHMLLRTIIEKNRQQLKVFQKASKTSGFVEQMETMITEFKRYCVDSEDLLHKRDEIEGAVVKQPLDVVLSDKLHDFHLIYHAFEEHVRNHYVDSEDYLQLLAESIPHAKSLKNAEIYVDGFHSFTPQEMLVLTALMKHCKRVNVALTMDRPLEGSVVHELDLFHMTSSTYQHLQKVASEEVVETEPTSFLSGVPKRFQHSPSLAHLELHYDTRPAVPYEQKGDVHVYPAVNRRAEVEGIAREIYELVQNKGYRYRDIAILIRNSGAYHDLFETIFADYEIPVFLDSKGSMLNHPLIELIRSTLDIIQGNWRYEAVFRALKTELLFPADMDTKVLREEVDVLENYVLAYGVQGERWKQKEPWTYRRFRTTVDQNLAKTDREAEYEKRINDLRNLIVPPLQKLEKKMKKAKTVRELCMYLYQFLEEMDVPKKLEYLRNEAEETGRLTAAREHDQVWRAVVDLFDQIVEVMAEEQLSFDLFRKIMETGLESMKFSLVPPAMDQVLVGDIEHSRFSDIRCTFILGVNDGVIPAKPVEDGILSESEREALAVAGMELAPGSRRQLLDENFLIYLALTSASERLYISYPLADEEGKTLVPSVLINRVKDLFPEAHHKLLYDEPSEESQAEQYRYVTTPRKTTSYLASQMQQWKRGYPIAEFWWDVYNWYIDHPEQGFAAKNALSSLFYKNEANALKEEVSRKLYGNHIQTSVSRMERFQSCAFSQFASHGLRLQEREHYRLEAPDIGQLFHEALRKLADYVQQNKLDWGKLTKDQCQHLAKQMVEELAPNIQREILLSSNRYHYIKHKLQAVVGRASTILSEHARLSGFSPVGLELGFGKNQTDKLPPLSFTLPNGCTMEVIGRIDRVDQAKDETHGLLLRIIDYKSSQKTLDLAEVYFGLALQMLTYLDVVITYSQQWLGQEALPAGVLYFHVHNPMLSTSGMLNEAEIEDKLFKEFKMKGLLTAEENVARLMDTTLESGHSDIVPVALKRDGSFYKQSAVASKEEFQMLQKHVRQLLSYIGRDITDGKIEINPYKLNDRVPCTYCSFKSVCQFDPSLEENNYRIMKKKERDEIFEELRKDGEADD from the coding sequence GTGTCACTTCGTTTTATAGTGGGCCGAGCTGGTAGCGGGAAAACGAGTCAATGCTTGAACGAGATTCGAGAACGCCTTCACAAAGAGCCAGACGGTCAGCCGATTATTTACTTAGTACCTGAACAAATGACATTTCAGTCAGAATCACACTTAATTAAAACACCTGGACTTGGAGGGATGATCCGAGCTCAAGTATTCAGCTTCACACGTCTTGCGTGGCGGGTGTTACAAGAAACAGGAGGGATTGCCCGTTACCACCTTTCTGCAACAGGAATTCATATGTTATTACGGACCATTATTGAAAAGAATCGTCAACAGTTAAAGGTTTTTCAGAAAGCCTCTAAGACAAGTGGCTTTGTGGAGCAAATGGAAACAATGATTACAGAATTTAAAAGGTATTGTGTTGACTCTGAAGACCTCCTTCATAAACGAGATGAAATTGAAGGAGCAGTGGTGAAGCAGCCGCTTGATGTTGTCTTAAGTGATAAATTGCATGATTTTCATTTAATCTACCATGCCTTTGAAGAACATGTTCGCAATCATTATGTCGATTCAGAAGATTATTTGCAATTGCTTGCTGAGAGTATTCCACATGCCAAAAGTTTAAAAAATGCTGAAATCTATGTTGATGGCTTTCATAGCTTTACCCCGCAGGAAATGCTTGTGCTTACAGCGTTAATGAAGCATTGCAAACGAGTCAATGTTGCTCTAACGATGGACCGGCCTTTAGAAGGAAGTGTCGTTCACGAGCTTGATTTATTTCATATGACCTCCTCTACTTACCAGCATCTGCAAAAGGTTGCTTCAGAGGAAGTGGTTGAGACAGAGCCGACATCTTTTCTAAGTGGAGTGCCAAAACGCTTTCAACATAGTCCTTCACTCGCTCATTTAGAATTGCATTATGATACACGACCTGCCGTTCCTTATGAACAGAAGGGTGATGTGCATGTGTATCCAGCGGTTAACCGCCGTGCAGAAGTAGAAGGAATTGCGCGGGAAATTTACGAGTTGGTCCAGAACAAAGGCTACCGCTACCGGGATATTGCAATTCTAATTCGAAATAGCGGAGCTTATCATGATTTATTTGAAACGATTTTTGCAGATTATGAGATTCCTGTTTTCTTAGATAGCAAAGGTTCGATGCTGAATCATCCGTTAATTGAGCTGATTCGTTCAACGCTTGATATTATTCAAGGAAACTGGCGGTATGAAGCTGTATTTCGTGCGTTAAAAACTGAATTATTATTTCCAGCAGATATGGATACGAAAGTTCTTCGTGAAGAAGTGGATGTTCTCGAAAATTATGTGCTCGCTTACGGCGTTCAAGGCGAACGGTGGAAACAGAAAGAACCTTGGACGTATCGCCGTTTCAGAACGACAGTTGATCAAAACTTAGCAAAAACTGATCGAGAAGCCGAGTATGAAAAACGAATCAATGACTTGCGTAACTTGATTGTTCCACCTCTTCAAAAGCTGGAGAAGAAAATGAAGAAGGCAAAGACTGTCCGGGAGCTGTGCATGTATCTTTATCAATTTTTAGAAGAAATGGACGTACCAAAGAAGCTAGAGTATCTTCGCAATGAAGCAGAAGAGACCGGTCGTCTAACAGCTGCTCGTGAGCATGATCAAGTGTGGCGTGCGGTTGTTGATTTATTCGACCAAATTGTTGAAGTAATGGCTGAAGAGCAGTTGTCGTTTGATTTGTTCCGCAAAATCATGGAGACAGGGCTTGAATCAATGAAATTCTCGCTCGTTCCACCTGCAATGGACCAAGTGTTGGTAGGAGATATTGAACATTCCCGTTTCTCTGACATTCGCTGTACATTCATTTTAGGTGTGAATGATGGTGTTATTCCTGCAAAGCCTGTTGAGGATGGAATCCTATCAGAGTCGGAACGTGAAGCTCTTGCAGTCGCCGGTATGGAGCTTGCTCCTGGTAGTAGGCGTCAGCTTCTTGATGAGAACTTTCTTATCTATTTAGCATTAACGAGTGCTTCAGAGCGGTTATATATCAGCTATCCGCTTGCAGATGAAGAAGGAAAGACGCTTGTTCCGTCTGTGCTCATTAATCGAGTGAAAGATTTATTCCCAGAAGCTCATCATAAACTTCTGTACGATGAACCGAGCGAGGAATCACAAGCTGAGCAATATCGGTATGTAACAACTCCGCGTAAGACAACATCATATTTAGCTTCCCAAATGCAGCAGTGGAAGCGCGGTTATCCGATAGCTGAATTTTGGTGGGATGTTTACAATTGGTATATTGACCATCCAGAGCAAGGGTTTGCCGCAAAGAACGCACTGAGCAGTCTCTTTTATAAAAATGAAGCAAATGCGTTAAAAGAAGAAGTCAGTCGTAAGTTATACGGGAACCATATTCAAACGAGTGTTTCAAGAATGGAGCGATTTCAGTCTTGTGCGTTTTCACAGTTCGCCTCACATGGTTTGCGGTTACAGGAACGAGAACATTATCGACTTGAAGCGCCAGATATTGGACAGCTATTTCATGAAGCACTTCGCAAATTAGCGGATTACGTTCAGCAGAACAAGCTGGATTGGGGCAAGCTGACGAAGGATCAATGCCAGCATCTTGCAAAGCAAATGGTAGAAGAGCTTGCGCCGAATATTCAGCGGGAAATTCTATTGAGCTCGAATCGTTATCATTATATTAAGCATAAATTACAAGCCGTTGTCGGCCGTGCATCGACGATATTAAGTGAACATGCGCGGTTAAGTGGTTTTTCTCCGGTTGGTCTTGAGCTTGGATTTGGTAAGAACCAGACGGATAAGCTTCCTCCTTTGTCATTCACATTGCCGAATGGCTGTACGATGGAAGTGATCGGACGCATTGACCGTGTCGACCAAGCGAAGGATGAGACACACGGGCTGCTGCTACGGATTATTGATTATAAATCAAGCCAAAAGACACTCGATTTGGCTGAAGTGTATTTTGGGCTTGCATTACAAATGTTGACTTATTTAGATGTCGTCATCACGTACTCACAGCAATGGCTCGGGCAAGAAGCATTGCCTGCTGGTGTGCTCTATTTCCACGTGCATAACCCAATGCTTAGTACATCTGGAATGTTGAACGAAGCAGAAATTGAAGATAAGTTGTTTAAGGAATTTAAAATGAAAGGCTTATTAACTGCCGAAGAAAACGTTGCCCGGTTAATGGATACGACGTTAGAGAGTGGGCATTCCGATATTGTGCCTGTAGCATTGAAACGGGATGGCAGCTTCTATAAGCAATCAGCTGTTGCAAGCAAGGAAGAGTTCCAAATGCTTCAGAAGCATGTGCGACAATTACTTTCATACATTGGAAGGGATATTACGGATGGAAAGATTGAAATCAATCCATATAAATTAAATGATAGAGTGCCATGCACATATTGCTCATTCAAGTCTGTCTGTCAGTTTGACCCGTCTCTTGAAGAAAACAATTACCGTATTATGAAGAAAAAAGAACGTGATGAAATATTTGAGGAGCTGCGCAAGGATGGTGAAGCGGATGATTAA
- the addA gene encoding helicase-exonuclease AddAB subunit AddA, protein MINTIPKPKDSMWTDEQWQAITAEGKDILVAAAAGSGKTAVLVERIIRKITNTNNPVDVDRLLVATFTNAAAAEMRKRVGEALEKELQTNPSSLHLRRQLSLLNRASISTLHSFCMEIVRKYYYKLDLDPKFRIADQTEAELLREEVLDEIFEEEYSTEENERFYDLVDRYSSDRSDLDLQVLIRKLYDFARANPHPNEWLEQIKRSYELKDEATIEDLPWISDLLADIHLQLEGAEQLLTKAMDLTHEPGAPAAYAENLEVDLEGVRQLRAHNDWTALYEGFQSLQAFGRLKSARGKDIDKNLQEQIKGMRDSAKKIVKKIEEELFQRSPQSYLKDLKEMAPAVGKLIELVQVFSERFDQAKKEHGLVDFSDLEHYALAVLAEELSTDSAIPSEAALDYKQQFAEVLVDEYQDTNLVQETIIQLVSKGDNLFMVGDVKQSIYRFRLAEPGLFLQKYKKFTKDGTGEGLRIDLAKNFRSRSEVLDATNYIFKQLMDEPVGEIDYNEDAELKQGASYPDTANVETELLLVHREGMETEPQSENEAIIDVDELETAQLEARLVARKIKAMIESGYEVFDKELKRMRRMTYRDVIILLRSFGWAPTIMEEFKQAGIPVYAELSTGYFEAVEVSIMMSLLKTIDNPHQDIPLAAVLRSPIVGLTENDLAEIRTANPRVSYYEAMQEYMKQAEETEKIEKVRAFYEKLTNWRTCARQGALSELIWQIYSETGYYNFVGGIPGGKQRQANLRALYDRARQYEETSFRGLFRFLRFIERMQDRGDDLGAARALGEQEDVVRLMTIHKSKGLEFPIVFVSGLGKQFNLQDLRAKTMLHKNLGFASKYVHPQLRISYPTIAQHAMKRRMQMEMIAEEMRVLYVALTRAKEKLILTATVKDIEKELNSWSDALQHPEWFLPPFERSKAISYLNWLGPALLRHQHVHSTLASEQDNQSPEEVKSYPAQLKAEIVEAAMLGEEMLEEAAQHEELQEALRNWEKASVQSEWHEDVYKRLNWRYPYAEATDRRSKQSVTEIKRTHQQVDEYSDHRFVRQYRAPISERPLFMQSSQLTSAERGTAMHAVMQHIDFELPVSEESIAAQIAEMVQKELLTQDQADAVEIESITAFFASELGQKVLQADNVRREVPFTMALPAEEAYPEWHDGDETVLVQGVIDCLVNDEDGLTLIDYKSDNITDRFKGGFQEAKPLLEERYRVQIDMYAKALEQIWKAPIAAKYLYFFDGSHVIKM, encoded by the coding sequence ATGATTAATACAATCCCAAAACCGAAAGATAGTATGTGGACAGATGAACAATGGCAGGCGATTACAGCAGAAGGAAAGGATATTCTTGTTGCAGCTGCTGCCGGCTCAGGTAAGACGGCCGTACTTGTTGAACGGATTATCCGAAAGATTACAAATACGAACAATCCAGTCGATGTCGACCGCCTGCTTGTCGCAACATTTACAAATGCAGCTGCAGCAGAAATGAGGAAAAGAGTAGGCGAAGCACTAGAAAAAGAGTTGCAGACAAACCCTTCTTCCTTACATCTGCGCCGACAGCTTTCATTGCTGAATAGGGCATCGATTTCTACCTTGCATTCATTTTGTATGGAGATTGTCCGGAAGTATTATTACAAGCTTGATTTAGACCCGAAATTTCGGATTGCTGACCAAACAGAGGCTGAGCTACTGCGTGAAGAAGTATTGGACGAGATCTTTGAAGAGGAATATAGCACAGAGGAAAATGAGCGCTTCTATGACTTAGTGGACCGGTATAGCAGTGACCGCAGTGATCTTGATCTGCAAGTACTGATCCGAAAGTTGTATGACTTTGCACGAGCTAACCCACATCCGAATGAATGGCTTGAACAGATCAAACGAAGCTACGAGCTTAAGGACGAGGCGACAATTGAGGATTTGCCATGGATTTCTGATTTGCTCGCTGATATTCATTTACAGCTTGAAGGGGCAGAGCAGCTGCTGACAAAGGCAATGGATTTAACGCATGAGCCGGGAGCACCTGCAGCTTATGCGGAAAACCTTGAAGTTGATTTGGAAGGTGTTCGTCAGCTTCGAGCGCACAATGATTGGACTGCTTTGTATGAAGGGTTTCAAAGCCTTCAAGCATTTGGCCGTTTAAAAAGTGCCCGTGGCAAAGATATCGATAAGAATCTGCAAGAGCAGATTAAAGGGATGCGTGATTCAGCTAAAAAAATCGTCAAAAAAATCGAGGAAGAGCTGTTTCAACGGTCGCCGCAAAGCTATTTAAAAGATTTGAAAGAAATGGCACCAGCTGTTGGAAAGTTAATAGAGCTTGTTCAAGTCTTTTCTGAAAGGTTCGACCAAGCGAAGAAAGAGCATGGCCTTGTGGATTTCTCTGATCTCGAACACTATGCACTGGCAGTATTAGCAGAGGAACTGTCAACAGATTCAGCTATTCCTTCAGAAGCCGCGCTAGATTATAAGCAACAATTTGCAGAAGTGCTTGTAGATGAGTATCAAGATACAAACCTTGTACAAGAAACAATTATTCAGCTTGTTTCAAAGGGAGATAATTTGTTCATGGTCGGCGATGTGAAGCAAAGTATCTATCGCTTCCGTCTTGCTGAGCCGGGACTGTTTCTACAGAAATACAAGAAGTTTACGAAAGATGGCACAGGAGAGGGATTGCGGATCGACCTTGCAAAGAACTTCCGAAGCCGTTCAGAAGTGCTTGATGCAACGAATTATATTTTTAAACAATTAATGGATGAGCCTGTTGGGGAAATTGATTATAACGAAGATGCTGAATTGAAGCAGGGAGCTTCTTATCCAGATACTGCGAACGTTGAAACAGAACTTTTACTCGTTCATCGTGAGGGGATGGAGACTGAACCACAATCAGAGAATGAGGCAATCATTGATGTAGATGAGTTAGAAACTGCGCAATTAGAAGCAAGGTTAGTGGCTCGAAAGATAAAAGCAATGATTGAAAGTGGATATGAAGTTTTTGATAAAGAATTGAAACGAATGCGAAGGATGACCTACCGTGATGTCATCATCCTTTTACGTTCCTTTGGATGGGCGCCGACAATCATGGAAGAATTTAAGCAAGCGGGTATTCCAGTGTATGCGGAGCTTTCAACCGGCTATTTTGAAGCAGTCGAAGTGTCGATTATGATGTCATTACTTAAAACAATCGATAATCCGCATCAAGATATTCCGCTTGCCGCTGTACTGCGTTCTCCGATTGTTGGCTTGACAGAGAATGACTTAGCTGAAATTCGAACAGCAAACCCGCGAGTTTCTTATTATGAAGCTATGCAAGAATATATGAAGCAAGCAGAGGAAACAGAAAAGATTGAAAAGGTGCGTGCATTTTATGAGAAGCTTACAAATTGGCGTACATGTGCGCGACAAGGAGCACTCTCTGAATTAATTTGGCAGATTTATAGTGAGACAGGTTATTACAACTTTGTTGGTGGTATTCCAGGTGGAAAGCAACGTCAAGCTAATTTACGTGCTTTATATGACCGGGCGCGTCAATATGAAGAAACGTCATTCCGAGGACTGTTCCGCTTCTTGCGGTTTATTGAGCGGATGCAAGACCGTGGTGACGACCTTGGAGCTGCCCGTGCCCTTGGTGAACAAGAAGATGTTGTCCGCCTAATGACAATTCACAAGAGTAAGGGACTTGAGTTCCCGATTGTTTTTGTTTCTGGGTTAGGAAAGCAATTTAATTTACAAGACCTGCGAGCGAAAACGATGCTTCACAAAAACTTAGGCTTCGCTTCGAAATATGTCCATCCGCAGCTAAGGATTAGTTATCCAACGATTGCACAGCATGCGATGAAGCGAAGAATGCAGATGGAAATGATTGCTGAGGAAATGCGTGTCCTTTATGTAGCATTAACTCGGGCAAAAGAGAAATTGATTTTAACTGCAACGGTAAAGGATATTGAAAAAGAGTTGAACAGTTGGTCAGATGCTCTGCAGCACCCTGAGTGGTTCTTGCCTCCGTTCGAGCGTTCAAAAGCCATTTCTTATTTGAATTGGCTTGGCCCTGCCCTGTTACGTCACCAACATGTACATTCAACTTTAGCGAGTGAGCAGGATAATCAATCTCCAGAAGAGGTAAAGAGCTACCCTGCTCAGTTGAAGGCCGAAATTGTAGAAGCAGCAATGCTTGGTGAGGAAATGTTGGAAGAAGCCGCACAGCATGAAGAACTACAGGAGGCATTGCGTAATTGGGAGAAGGCTAGTGTGCAAAGTGAATGGCACGAGGATGTCTACAAACGATTAAATTGGCGTTACCCATATGCTGAAGCAACGGATCGACGCTCAAAACAATCTGTTACTGAAATTAAGCGAACACATCAGCAGGTGGATGAATATAGCGACCATCGTTTTGTTCGTCAATACCGTGCACCTATTTCTGAGCGTCCGCTGTTTATGCAAAGCAGTCAGCTTACTTCAGCAGAACGTGGGACAGCGATGCACGCCGTTATGCAGCATATTGACTTTGAGCTGCCTGTTTCTGAAGAGTCGATTGCTGCTCAAATTGCAGAGATGGTTCAGAAAGAACTGCTTACACAAGATCAGGCAGATGCGGTTGAGATTGAGTCAATTACAGCCTTTTTTGCATCCGAGCTTGGTCAGAAAGTGTTACAAGCTGACAATGTAAGGCGTGAGGTGCCATTTACAATGGCTTTGCCAGCTGAAGAAGCTTACCCTGAGTGGCACGATGGCGATGAAACCGTGCTTGTGCAAGGGGTTATTGACTGTCTTGTGAATGATGAGGACGGCTTAACATTGATTGATTATAAATCAGATAACATTACAGACCGTTTTAAAGGTGGGTTCCAAGAAGCGAAACCGTTACTTGAAGAGCGCTATCGGGTTCAAATTGACATGTATGCGAAAGCACTTGAACAAATTTGGAAAGCACCAATTGCGGCAAAATATTTGTATTTCTTTGACGGGAGTCATGTTATTAAAATGTGA
- the sbcD gene encoding exonuclease subunit SbcD — MRLLHTADWHLGRTLEGRSRLEEQEQFLDELCEIVEREKIDAVLMAGDVFDTVNPPARAEQLFYDSMARLSDNGRRPVIVIAGNHDNPDRLSASSPLAQKHGITLVGYPIEQMIKLPVPTSGELLNVAALPYPSEARLKTVLSEENEELLLRETYDAQIRGIFDKLCHSFTNDTVNVAMSHIFTAGGSSTESERPIEVGGAYTVRATSLPAKAQYTALGHLHRPQNIKNALAPARYSGSPLAFSFSEANYTKSVTIVDVKPGGQAQLEEIYLSSGRPLVSWKALNGMQEVYQWLAEGRDHNAWIDLEIHVENALSIEEIHRLRKQHDGLIHIRPIFPEMEAEMNDTPKRNIPIDEMFKIFYKRQTGGGVPEPELVELFLKIIQDDDREEE; from the coding sequence ATGCGGTTATTACATACAGCTGACTGGCATCTAGGTCGTACATTAGAAGGGCGGAGTCGTCTAGAGGAGCAAGAGCAATTTCTTGATGAATTGTGTGAGATTGTTGAACGAGAAAAGATCGATGCAGTGTTAATGGCAGGCGATGTATTTGATACGGTGAATCCTCCGGCACGAGCGGAACAATTATTTTATGACAGTATGGCAAGGCTTTCGGATAATGGTAGACGACCTGTCATTGTCATTGCAGGAAACCATGACAACCCAGATCGTTTGTCTGCTTCGTCTCCTCTTGCTCAAAAGCATGGCATTACATTAGTTGGTTATCCGATTGAACAAATGATTAAATTACCTGTACCAACTAGTGGGGAATTATTAAATGTTGCAGCACTTCCATATCCGTCAGAAGCACGTTTGAAAACAGTATTGTCGGAAGAAAATGAAGAACTATTACTACGGGAGACGTATGATGCACAAATACGAGGCATCTTCGATAAACTGTGTCATTCATTTACAAACGATACCGTCAATGTGGCAATGAGTCATATCTTTACAGCGGGTGGCAGCTCAACTGAATCAGAGCGGCCGATTGAAGTTGGAGGCGCCTATACGGTTCGTGCGACAAGCTTGCCAGCGAAAGCGCAATACACAGCATTAGGCCACTTACATCGTCCGCAAAATATTAAGAATGCACTGGCTCCCGCACGCTATTCAGGCTCTCCATTAGCATTCAGCTTCTCAGAAGCCAATTATACAAAGTCAGTTACGATCGTTGATGTCAAGCCAGGAGGACAAGCACAGCTTGAGGAAATTTACCTTTCATCAGGAAGGCCGCTTGTTTCGTGGAAGGCTTTGAACGGCATGCAAGAAGTCTATCAATGGCTTGCTGAAGGCCGCGACCATAATGCGTGGATTGACCTCGAAATTCATGTTGAAAATGCTTTATCAATTGAAGAAATTCATCGTCTACGCAAACAGCACGATGGGTTGATTCATATTCGCCCAATCTTTCCTGAGATGGAAGCTGAAATGAATGACACACCAAAGCGCAATATACCAATAGATGAGATGTTTAAAATATTTTATAAACGGCAGACAGGTGGCGGAGTCCCAGAACCAGAACTTGTCGAATTGTTTTTGAAAATTATTCAAGATGACGACAGGGAGGAGGAGTAA